The proteins below come from a single Chelmon rostratus isolate fCheRos1 chromosome 10, fCheRos1.pri, whole genome shotgun sequence genomic window:
- the mmp23ba gene encoding matrix metalloproteinase-23 — protein sequence MVCCQTPRSLRGGDRGFAPLAAAALLSLLFAGMQQATAFPSWRLEEEAYTTALLIGIRKEARTHVLHVSRNKRYTLTPEQLKWDKFKLTYKLLSYPTNLINASDTRRGIAKAFGMWSDVSPFTFREVPADQEADIKIGFYPVNHTDCLQSYLHHCFDGITGELAHAFFPPTGEIHFDDHEYWILGNMRFSWKKGVWLTDLVHVATHEIGHVLGLMHSMNPKAIMHLNATLTGRKLITQDEVWGLHRLYGCLDRLFICPAWARKGYCDSKRKLMQKHCPSSCDFCSEFPFPTVAPTPTPPRTKHKLVVEGKKLTFRCGKKIASKKGKVYWYKDGELLEYSHPNYISLKDDHITIVANAINEGTYTCIVKKKDKVLTNYSWRVRVRF from the exons ATGGTGTGCTGTCAGACTCCCAGAAGTTTACGCGGAGGCGACCGGGGCTTCGCTCCTCTGGCGGCTGCCGCGCTGCTCAGCCTTCTGTTCGCAGGGATGCAACAAGCCACCGCGTTTCCCTCCTGGAGGTTAGAG GAAGAAGCTTACACCACTGCGTTGCTCATCGGGATCCGCAAAGAGGCCCGGACACACGTGCTACACGTCTCCAGGAACAAGCGCTACACCCTCACCCCGGAGCAGCTCAAATGGGACAAGTTCAAGCTGACATACAA gtTGCTCTCCTACCCCACAAACTTGATAAATGCCAGCGACACGCGTCGTGGCATTGCCAAGGCTTTTGGCATGTGGAGCGACGTCTCGCCGTTCACCTTCAGAGAGGTGCCAGCGGACCAAGAAGCGGACATAAAGATCG GTTTCTACCCCGTCAACCACACAGACTGTCTGCAGTCGTACTTGCACCACTGTTTCGACGGCATCACAGGAGAATTGGCTCACGCGTTCTTCCCGCCAACTGGCGAAATCCACTTCGACGACCATGAGTACTGGATTCTGGGAAACATGCGCTTTAGCTGGAAGAAAG GGGTTTGGCTGACAGATCTCGTCCATGTGGCGACTCATGAAATCGGCCACGTCCTGGGACTCATGCACTCCATGAACCCGAAAGCTATAATGCACCTGAATGCAACTCTGACAGGGCGGAAGCTGATCACGCAGGACGAGGTGTGGGGTTTGCACCGTCTCTACG gaTGTTTGGACCGGTTATTCATCTGCCCGGCCTGGGCTCGGAAAGGCTATTGCGACAGCAAGCGTAAGCTGATGCAGAAGCACTGCCCCTCCAGCTGTGATTTCTGTTCCG AGTTCCCTTTCCCCACCGTGGCTCCCACCCCGACACCCCCGAGGACCAAGCACAAGCTGGTCGTCGAGGGCAAGAAGCTCACCTTTCGATGCGGGAAAAAAATAGCATCGAAGAAAGGCAAAGTATA CTGGTACAAAGACGGGGAGCTGCTGGAGTACTCTCACCCGAACTACATCTCCTTGAAAGATGACCACATCACCATAGTGGCCAACGCCATCAACGAAGGCACATACACCTGCATtgtgaagaaaaaagacaaagttcTCACAAACTACTCGTGGAGAGTACGTGTGCGCTTCTGA
- the ubiad1 gene encoding ubiA prenyltransferase domain-containing protein 1, with the protein MAKEQKQSRAETFVLAGSNGHSGQQWQTGMNNLASHSPGANHMSRMARVASDVRHKCAAYVLALRPWSFSASLTPVALGSALAYKLEGSVDLVILMVCAVAVLVVHGAGNLVNTYYDFSKGIDHKKSDDRTLVDEILEPQDVVMFGALLYSLGCLCATLLYFLSTLRLEHLALIYFGGLSSSFLYTGGIGLKYVALGDVVILITFGPLAVMFAHAVQVGYLSVLPLVYAVPLALNTEAILHSNNTRDMDSDKQAGIVTLAILIGPTLSYVLYNLLLFVPYVLFCILATRYTISMALPLLTLPMAFPLEKQFRSRCYAKIPNKTAKLNLLMGLFYVFGIILAPPGSLPLL; encoded by the exons ATGGccaaagagcaaaaacagagcaggGCGGAAACATTTGTGCTGGCTGGATCAAATGGTCACAGTGGCCAGCAGTGGCAGACTGGCATGAATAACTTGGCCAGTCACTCTCCAGGCGCTAACCACATGTCGAGGATGGCCCGCGTTGCCTCGGATGTAAGGCATAAGTGTGCAGCCTACGTCCTGGCACTGAGACCGTGGAGCTTCAGTGCATCGCTGACACCGGTGGCCCTCGGCAGCGCCTTGGCATACAAACTGGAGGGCTCTGTGGACTTGGTCATCCTGATGGTGTGTGCAGTGGCTGTCCTTGTAGTCCACGGGGCAGGCAACCTTGTAAACACCTACTATGACTTCTCCAAAGGGATTGACCACAAGAAGAGTGATGACAGGACTCTTGTGGATGAAATCTTGGAACCGCAGGATGTTGTTATGTTTGGAGCATTGTTATATTCATTGGGGTGCTTGTGTGCCACTCTGCTCTACTTCCTGTCTACACTTAGACTGGAGCACCTAGCCCTTATTTACTTCGGGGGACTCTCAAGCTCTTTTTTATACACTGGAG GCATTGGCCTCAAATACGTGGCCCTGGGAGACGTAGTAATCCTCATCACCTTCGGTCCTCTAGCAGTCATGTTTGCCCACGCGGTGCAGGTTGGCTACCTGTCAGTGCTGCCGCTGGTGTACGCCGTCCCACTGGCCCTCAACACAGAAGCCATcctccacagcaacaacaccAGAGACATGGACTCTGACAAGCAGGCGGGCATCGTCACCCTGGCCATCCTCATAGGCCCCACGCTGTCTTACGTCCTGTATAACCTCTTGCTTTTCGTCCCCTACGTGCTCTTTTGCATCCTTGCCACCCGTTACACCATCAGCATGGCGCTGCCTCTGCTCACGCTGCCTATGGCCTTTCCCCTGGAGAAGCAGTTCCGCAGCCGATGCTACGCCAAGATTCCCAATAAGACGGCCAAGCTCAACCTCCTCATGGGACTTTTTTACGTGTTTGGGATTATTCTGGCACCTCCTGGCAGCTTGCCGTTACTGTGA